CCGGCTTTCCCACCTGACCCCCACCCGTTACTGGCAGCAACTCGGTGCGCAACTGAAGGGCTTGCAGACATGACCCCTGTTGTCTCCCATGATGTGCTGGTGGTGGGCGGAGGCGCAGCAGGGGCCGTGCTGGCCAGTCGCCTCTCTGAACACCCCGATTGCCGGGTGCTCCTGCTGGAAGCTGGCCCTGCAGAGCCTGCAGAGGCTTCCCAGCAAAAGGCCATCCTGAATCCCCTGCAACCCGCTGTGCTGCCCGGACTCAACTGGAAAATCCGCACCTTCATCCGAAGTGAAAGCGCAGGGGCCATCTGGCACTGCGAAGCCGGAAAACTGCTGGGAGGCTCCAGTGCCGTCAACACCGTGCAGGCCCTGCGCGGCCTTCCTGCAGACCATGACGCCTGGGCCGCAGAACTCACTGATCCAGGCTGGTCCTGGGAAGGGGTGCTGCCCTTTTACCGCAAGCTGGAAGATGACCCCGCAGGACCGGACACCCTGCATGGCAGGGGAGGCCCTGTGCCCATCCGCCGGGAAAGCAAAGCAGAACTGACCTCCCTGCAGCAGGCCTTCTGGCAATCCTGTATACAACACGGTTTCTCTGAAACCCCGGACCACAATGACCCCCACAGCAGGGGAGTGGGCATGATCCCAAAAAATGTGTTGCAGGGCGTCCGCATGTCCGCAGTGCACACCCATCTGGCCGCTGCAAAGGGGCGTCCCAACCTGCAGGTGGTCACTGGAGTGCAGGTGCACCGCCTGCTGTGGGACAGGGCCGGGCGCTGCCTGGGCATTGAAGGAGATGCCAGGGGCCACAAAGTGCAGTTCCAGGCAGACCACCTGGTGCTCTGCGCCGGGGCCCTGCACACCCCGGCCCTGCTGATGCGCTCCGGGATTGGGCCAGCAGAGGCGCTGCGGATTCTGGATGTCCCCATCCGGGTGCACCTGCCTGGCGTGGGCCAGAACCTGCAGGACCATCCCGGTGTGGGCATCTGGGGGGTGCCTGCTCCAGGCCTGTCCCAGGGTGCTGAACCCCTGCACCAGGCCCTCCTGCGCTGGACCTCCAGTCAGGCTTCTGCTGCTCCAGATTTGCATTTGCGCCTGCTGGGAGGGCTGGATCCACAGGCCCTCTTTCCAGAACGTGTGTCCACAGTGGGCCTCCCGCAGATGGGTGGCCTGCACGTCTGCCTGATGAACTCAGCCTCGCGGGGAAGCGTGCGTCTCGTTTCAGCAGACCCCCACACCCCTCCCCGTGTCGCCCTGAATTTGCTGTCTGATGCGCAGGACATGCCCCCCCTCAAAGAAGGGGTGCGTCTGGCCTGGGCTTTGTTGCAGCAGTCCCCTTTGCAACAAGCCTTCTATCAGGTCTTCGGATGGAGTGAACGGCTGATGCGCTCCGAAGTGGCGCTGGAACGGGCCATCACCACTTATGTGCGACCCAGTGCCCACCTGGGAGGCACAGCCCGCATGGGTCTTTTCCCCGACCTGGACGCAGCGACCACCCCCACAGGTCAGGTTTACGGCGTGGACAACCTGTGGATTGCCGATGCCTCTCTGTTCCCCACCCTTCCCAGTGCTCCCCCTCACCTCAGCTGCCTGATGGTGGCAGAGAAAATTGCCGCAGGACTGCAGGAGAAACTTCATGCCTGCTGACCTTCCAGAAAGCGTGTTCTGGGACGATGTGGTGGTGGGGGCAGGCAGCGCTGGAGCGGTGCTGGCCAGTCGCCTCTCTGAACAACCCTCAAGAAAAGTGCTGCTGCTGGAGGCTGGCCCCGACTTCCCCGACCCGTTGCCTGCCGAATTGCAGCAATCCTTCACCCCACTGCTGGAGGGGTACCACTGGAACCTGCAAGCCCGGCAACGCCAGGAAACCAGGGCAGCCACCCTGCCTTACCCCCAGGCCCGCATCACCGGAGGAGGGTCCAGCATCAAC
This is a stretch of genomic DNA from Deinococcus roseus. It encodes these proteins:
- a CDS encoding GMC family oxidoreductase, translated to MTPVVSHDVLVVGGGAAGAVLASRLSEHPDCRVLLLEAGPAEPAEASQQKAILNPLQPAVLPGLNWKIRTFIRSESAGAIWHCEAGKLLGGSSAVNTVQALRGLPADHDAWAAELTDPGWSWEGVLPFYRKLEDDPAGPDTLHGRGGPVPIRRESKAELTSLQQAFWQSCIQHGFSETPDHNDPHSRGVGMIPKNVLQGVRMSAVHTHLAAAKGRPNLQVVTGVQVHRLLWDRAGRCLGIEGDARGHKVQFQADHLVLCAGALHTPALLMRSGIGPAEALRILDVPIRVHLPGVGQNLQDHPGVGIWGVPAPGLSQGAEPLHQALLRWTSSQASAAPDLHLRLLGGLDPQALFPERVSTVGLPQMGGLHVCLMNSASRGSVRLVSADPHTPPRVALNLLSDAQDMPPLKEGVRLAWALLQQSPLQQAFYQVFGWSERLMRSEVALERAITTYVRPSAHLGGTARMGLFPDLDAATTPTGQVYGVDNLWIADASLFPTLPSAPPHLSCLMVAEKIAAGLQEKLHAC